TACTACTATGCATTGAAAAAAAGACGGGGCTACAGCAATCTGGAAATCACTCAGAAACGCGAAGCGCTTGAAAATGTCCTCATCCCCTATAAGCTCCTTGAAAATCGTAAGATGCTCAAAAAAGCCGGTTTTCGTGAGATCGATGTCTTTTTCAAGTGGCATAATTTTTGTGGGATAGTAGCAATCAAATAATGATCTCAATCGGCAATTTTCTATTTCGTTTTCGCAATATCCTTTTTCCACTATGTTTTGGATTAGCGCTGGTTGGCCGAACGCCGCTCTTGCCTTCTGAATGGCTGGCCTTTGCGATAGGTTTCGCAATTGCCTTGTCAGGTCAAATCCTGCGGGCGCTGACTATCGGCCTGGCATATATAAAGCGTGGGGGCAAGAAACGCAGGATATTTGCTAAAGGTCTTGTAACCGACGGGATATTTGCCCATTGCCGAAACCCTCTGTATTTGGGAAACATCTTGATAATTATAGGTGTCGGAATAGCCATTAATTCTTTCTGGTTTGCCGTTGGAGGAGGAATTTTCTTCATATTTGCATATTACGCAATTGTAGCGGCAGAGGAAAATTTTCTTCAAGAAAAATTTGGTAATGTCTATGATGAGTACTGCAAAGATGTTAATCGCTTCATGCCGCGGCTTCATGGGATGGCAAGTACCATCAGGTCTATGAAATTTCATTGGAAAAGACTCGTCGTCAAAGAATATGGAACCACCTTTAGCTGGTTTGCCGGTCTGTGTATGATACAGCTCTTGAAAGACAGATATTTGGCCTCCGGGTTCCATCTCCATAGTGATACGGGTCTGTTGTGGGGAGGTCTCCTTTTTTTGGCAATATTGCTTTATGGAGTTGCCAGGTTCCTGAAAAAAAGCAGGATAATACGTGCGGATTGATAACTGCGATCACAGGCAGAAAAGATGCATGCGTCTCTAAAGGGCCTTAAACCCGGATTTGACAGTGTCGTAAAAAGTCAAGGCCTTGATCATCATTTGGACCATTTGAATTTTTAACAAGAGAGAGCCATGCGCATATTAGTGGTTGAAGATGACAGAAAGATCGCCTCGTTTATTGTCAAGGGCCTCCAGCAAGCAGGCTTTGCCGTGGATCATGCTGAAAATGGTGAAGAAGGATTAGACCTTGTGCTCACAGTGCCCTATGACGCAGCAGTCGTAGACATTATGCTGCCCAGGCTGGACGGTCTGAGCCTGATAGCAGAGATGAGACGGCAGAAAATCAATACACCTGTTATTATATTGAGCGCCAAACGGTCAGTAGAAGACAGGGTCAAAGGGCTTGAGACAGGAAGCGACGATTATCTTACCAAACCCTTTGCCTTTTCAGAACTGCTGGCCCGCGTACAGGCGCTTATCCGCCGCTCCACCTCCGGTCCTCAGGAACCTACCGGACTTACGGTTGAAGATCTAAAAATGGATCTTGTAAAACGCAGGGTCACCCGGTCCGGGCTGGAAGTTGATCTTCAGCCCAGGGAATTTTCCTTGCTGGAATACCTGATGCGTAATGCAGAGAGAGTGGTCTCCAAGACCATGATTATGGAGCATGTGTGGGACTATAATTTTGATCCCCAGACAAACGTGGTGGATGTGTTGATCTGCAGACTCCGGAACAAGTTAGACCGGGATTTTGACAAGAAATTGATCCATACCATCCGGGGCGTTGGATATGTTCTTAAAAAATCTTAGTATATTTACCAGAACTACGGCCTTCCGGCTGACCCTTTGGTATTCGTCCATCTTCATATTGAGTTCACTGGCACTTTTTCTGCTGGCCTACTTTCTGGTTTCATTAACGGTGAGGGACCAGGATCAAAAGA
This Deltaproteobacteria bacterium DNA region includes the following protein-coding sequences:
- a CDS encoding DNA-binding response regulator (response regulator in two-component regulatory system with CusS; regulates the copper efflux system), translated to MRILVVEDDRKIASFIVKGLQQAGFAVDHAENGEEGLDLVLTVPYDAAVVDIMLPRLDGLSLIAEMRRQKINTPVIILSAKRSVEDRVKGLETGSDDYLTKPFAFSELLARVQALIRRSTSGPQEPTGLTVEDLKMDLVKRRVTRSGLEVDLQPREFSLLEYLMRNAERVVSKTMIMEHVWDYNFDPQTNVVDVLICRLRNKLDRDFDKKLIHTIRGVGYVLKKS
- a CDS encoding S-isoprenylcysteine methyltransferase, which encodes MISIGNFLFRFRNILFPLCFGLALVGRTPLLPSEWLAFAIGFAIALSGQILRALTIGLAYIKRGGKKRRIFAKGLVTDGIFAHCRNPLYLGNILIIIGVGIAINSFWFAVGGGIFFIFAYYAIVAAEENFLQEKFGNVYDEYCKDVNRFMPRLHGMASTIRSMKFHWKRLVVKEYGTTFSWFAGLCMIQLLKDRYLASGFHLHSDTGLLWGGLLFLAILLYGVARFLKKSRIIRAD